One genomic window of Aquisalimonas sp. 2447 includes the following:
- a CDS encoding L-threonylcarbamoyladenylate synthase yields MHLRLLAVNRLLERGGLIAYPTEAVFGLGCDPLNGEAVQRLLHLKGRSQGKGVILLAGRIDLLLPYLAATATQLDQALATWPGPVTWVLPCRRDVPAWLTGGRGTLAVRVTDHPLAARLSNDFGDALVSTSANRSGSRPALTATEARWRLGGRVDHVVHGDTGGRGRPTEIRDGTTGGILRH; encoded by the coding sequence ATGCACCTGCGGCTGCTGGCGGTCAACCGCCTCCTGGAGCGGGGCGGGTTGATCGCCTATCCCACCGAGGCCGTTTTCGGACTGGGCTGCGACCCGCTGAACGGCGAGGCGGTGCAGCGGCTGCTGCACCTCAAGGGCCGCAGTCAGGGCAAGGGCGTCATCCTGCTAGCCGGCCGCATCGATCTGTTGCTGCCGTATCTGGCCGCCACCGCCACACAGCTGGATCAGGCGCTGGCCACCTGGCCGGGGCCGGTCACCTGGGTGCTGCCCTGCCGGCGCGATGTGCCTGCCTGGCTCACCGGTGGCCGCGGCACCCTTGCCGTGAGGGTCACCGATCACCCGCTGGCGGCGCGACTCAGCAACGACTTCGGCGATGCCCTGGTGTCCACCAGCGCCAACCGCAGCGGCTCACGTCCGGCACTGACGGCCACCGAAGCGCGCTGGCGCCTTGGCGGCCGGGTCGACCATGTCGTCCACGGTGACACCGGCGGGCGAGGCCGCCCTACAGAGATCCGCGACGGCACCACCGGC
- a CDS encoding DNA topoisomerase I, whose amino-acid sequence MSKSLVIVESPAKAKTINKYLGSEYQVMASYGHVRDLVPKEGAVDPDNDFAMRYSVIDKNKKHVDAIAKALKDADALYLATDPDREGEAIAWHLYELLREKKLLKDKPVRRVVFHEITKRSIQDAIENARDLSMDLVNAQQARRALDYLVGFNLSPLLWRKIHSGLSAGRVQSPALRMIVEREEEIEAFQPREYWTIESDLKKEEQPFQAKLTYFQGEKIEQFTINNEDRATEVQKALEAAGQDGLPVKKVERKQRRRNPAAPFTTSTLQQEASRKLGFGAQRTMRIAQQLYEGIDTGSGAVGLITYMRTDSVNLAQEAVQEMRSVIADRFGKDKVPEAPQVYRTKAKNAQEAHEAIRPTSAARHPDELKSQLTQDQQRLYELVWKRAMASQMIHATINTVAVDLECGDGNTLRATGSTVADPGFMAVYQEGVDDAKADSSDRILPPIEEGDRVTLVQIRPEQHFTEPPPRYSEASLVRTLEEYGIGRPSTYASIISTLLSREYVELENRRFRPTPIGRVVNKFLTDHFTQYVDYDFTARLEDDLDEISLGQKDWVPLLKDFWTPFKARVEEKKDISREEVVQARELGTDPKSGKPVQVRVGRYGPFVQLGTKDDEEKPRFAGLRPGQDMDTITLDEAMALFQLPRSLGETPEGEPVQASIGRFGPYVKYGNKFASLKEDDPYTITLERALEVVAEKKREDANRIINEFEGGIRVLRGRYGPYVTDGNKNAKIPKDVEPESLDLAACQELIAKAPERKGKAKGKGKTAAKSTSKAAPKKRTAKSS is encoded by the coding sequence ATGAGCAAATCTCTGGTCATCGTCGAATCACCGGCGAAAGCGAAGACGATCAACAAATACCTGGGGTCCGAGTACCAGGTGATGGCGTCCTACGGCCATGTGCGGGATCTCGTGCCCAAGGAGGGCGCGGTGGATCCGGATAATGACTTCGCCATGCGCTACTCGGTGATCGACAAGAACAAGAAGCATGTCGATGCCATCGCCAAGGCGCTCAAGGACGCCGACGCCCTTTACCTGGCGACTGACCCGGACCGCGAGGGCGAGGCCATTGCCTGGCATCTCTACGAGCTGCTGCGCGAGAAGAAGCTGCTCAAGGACAAGCCCGTGCGCCGGGTGGTCTTCCACGAAATCACCAAGCGCTCCATCCAGGACGCCATCGAGAACGCCCGTGACCTGTCCATGGATCTGGTGAACGCCCAGCAGGCGCGGCGCGCCCTGGACTATCTGGTGGGTTTCAATCTCTCGCCGCTCTTGTGGCGCAAGATCCACAGCGGACTCTCCGCCGGTCGCGTGCAGTCCCCTGCGCTGCGCATGATCGTCGAGCGCGAGGAGGAGATCGAGGCATTCCAGCCCAGGGAATACTGGACCATCGAGTCCGACCTGAAGAAGGAGGAGCAGCCCTTCCAGGCGAAGCTCACCTACTTCCAGGGCGAGAAGATCGAGCAGTTCACCATCAACAACGAGGACCGCGCCACCGAGGTGCAGAAGGCCCTGGAGGCCGCCGGCCAGGATGGCTTGCCGGTGAAGAAGGTGGAACGCAAGCAGCGCCGGCGCAACCCGGCGGCGCCGTTCACCACCTCCACGCTGCAGCAGGAGGCCTCGCGCAAGCTGGGCTTCGGCGCTCAGCGCACCATGCGCATCGCGCAGCAGCTCTACGAGGGCATCGACACCGGCAGCGGCGCCGTGGGCCTGATCACCTACATGCGTACCGACTCGGTGAACCTGGCCCAGGAAGCCGTGCAGGAGATGCGCAGCGTCATCGCTGACCGCTTTGGCAAGGACAAGGTGCCCGAGGCACCGCAGGTGTACCGCACGAAGGCGAAGAATGCCCAGGAGGCCCACGAGGCCATCCGCCCCACGTCGGCGGCGCGCCATCCGGACGAGCTCAAGAGCCAGCTCACCCAGGACCAGCAACGGCTCTACGAACTGGTGTGGAAACGCGCCATGGCTTCGCAGATGATTCATGCAACCATCAACACCGTTGCGGTGGATCTGGAATGCGGTGATGGCAATACCCTGCGGGCCACCGGCTCCACGGTTGCCGACCCGGGCTTCATGGCCGTCTACCAGGAGGGCGTGGACGACGCCAAGGCGGACAGCAGCGACCGCATTCTGCCCCCCATTGAAGAAGGCGACCGGGTGACGCTGGTGCAGATCCGGCCGGAGCAGCACTTCACCGAACCACCGCCGCGCTACAGCGAGGCGAGCCTGGTGCGCACGCTGGAGGAGTACGGCATCGGCCGTCCGTCCACCTATGCCAGCATCATCTCGACGCTGCTCAGCCGCGAGTACGTGGAACTGGAGAACCGGCGCTTCCGGCCCACGCCCATCGGCCGGGTGGTGAACAAGTTCCTCACCGATCACTTCACCCAGTATGTGGACTACGACTTCACCGCCCGGCTGGAGGACGATCTCGATGAGATCTCCCTGGGCCAGAAGGACTGGGTGCCGCTTCTGAAGGACTTCTGGACCCCCTTCAAGGCGCGGGTGGAAGAGAAGAAAGACATCTCCCGGGAGGAGGTGGTGCAGGCGCGGGAACTGGGCACCGACCCCAAGTCCGGCAAGCCGGTGCAGGTGCGCGTGGGTCGTTACGGCCCGTTCGTGCAGCTGGGCACCAAGGACGACGAGGAGAAACCGCGCTTCGCCGGTCTGCGCCCCGGACAGGACATGGATACCATCACCCTGGACGAGGCGATGGCGCTGTTCCAGTTGCCGCGCAGTCTCGGCGAGACGCCGGAGGGTGAACCGGTACAGGCGAGCATCGGCCGCTTCGGCCCCTACGTGAAATACGGCAACAAGTTCGCCTCGCTCAAGGAGGATGACCCCTACACCATCACTCTGGAGCGGGCGCTGGAGGTCGTCGCCGAGAAGAAGCGCGAGGACGCCAACCGCATTATCAACGAATTCGAGGGCGGCATCCGGGTGCTGCGGGGGCGCTACGGCCCCTATGTCACCGACGGCAACAAGAACGCCAAGATTCCCAAGGACGTGGAGCCGGAAAGCCTGGATCTCGCCGCCTGCCAGGAGCTGATTGCCAAGGCGCCGGAGCGCAAGGGCAAAGCCAAGGGCAAGGGCAAGACTGCCGCCAAGAGCACCAGCAAGGCCGCGCCGAAGAAGCGCACCGCCAAGAGCAGCTAG
- a CDS encoding DUF494 domain-containing protein, with protein MKENVFDVLMYLFENYLYDDEPQPDRDSLEGELFEAGFHPGEVRRAFAWLDELGESRELPGGAALNRSMSLRLFSDREAGKLDLESRGFVIFLEQIGVLTPVSREVIIDRLMALDDDDVDLDQVKWVTLMVLFNQPGQEEAFAWMENYLFDNPMHLIH; from the coding sequence ATGAAGGAAAACGTGTTCGACGTCTTGATGTACCTGTTCGAGAACTACCTCTATGACGACGAACCGCAACCGGATCGGGATTCGCTGGAAGGCGAACTGTTCGAGGCAGGTTTTCACCCCGGCGAAGTACGCCGCGCCTTTGCCTGGCTGGACGAACTGGGGGAGTCACGGGAGCTCCCGGGGGGCGCAGCACTGAACAGAAGCATGTCCCTGCGGCTGTTCAGCGACCGCGAAGCCGGCAAACTGGACCTGGAAAGCCGTGGCTTCGTCATCTTCCTGGAACAGATCGGCGTGCTGACGCCGGTGAGCCGCGAAGTGATCATTGACCGGCTGATGGCGCTGGACGACGACGATGTGGACCTGGACCAGGTGAAGTGGGTGACACTGATGGTTCTGTTCAACCAGCCGGGCCAGGAAGAGGCGTTTGCGTGGATGGAGAACTACCTGTTCGACAATCCCATGCACCTGATCCACTGA
- the dprA gene encoding DNA-processing protein DprA, producing MTEQQAWLALARTPRLSTALALALVERFGSAAAALDAGATAWRQSGATPAVISGLQAPDHDGIALDHAWLEAAPDDHHFIPWADARYPALLREIDSPPLGLFVNGDPDVLSVPQLSVVGSRNPTSGGRQTAREFSRHLAARGLTITSGLALGVDAAAHEGALEADGLTIAVTATGPDRIYPARNRSLAHRVARRGAVVTEFPCGTPARAGHFPRRNRIISGLATGTLVVEASPRSGSLITARCALEQGREVFAIPGSIHNPLARGCHLLIREGSAKLVEQADEILEEIGAMLNPLSGTAPGDGARTSESDESGLDDDHRRVLEAVGHDPVPLETVLQRTALTPDVVSSILLLLELSGRIEAMPGGRYARAGRNE from the coding sequence ATGACGGAACAACAGGCCTGGCTGGCGCTGGCGCGCACGCCGCGACTGAGCACGGCCCTGGCGCTGGCGCTGGTGGAACGTTTCGGCTCGGCTGCTGCGGCGCTGGACGCCGGCGCCACGGCGTGGCGGCAATCCGGTGCCACCCCGGCGGTGATCTCGGGCCTCCAGGCCCCGGATCATGACGGCATCGCGCTGGATCACGCCTGGCTCGAGGCGGCACCGGACGACCACCACTTCATCCCCTGGGCAGACGCCCGCTACCCGGCGCTGCTGCGGGAAATCGACAGCCCACCGCTGGGCCTGTTCGTCAACGGCGACCCCGACGTGCTATCGGTTCCCCAGCTGTCCGTGGTCGGGAGCCGCAACCCCACCAGCGGTGGCCGGCAGACGGCCAGGGAATTCAGCCGCCACCTGGCCGCCCGCGGGCTCACCATCACCAGCGGCCTCGCCCTGGGCGTGGACGCTGCGGCCCATGAAGGAGCCCTGGAGGCCGACGGGCTGACCATCGCCGTCACCGCCACCGGACCGGATCGCATCTACCCGGCCCGTAACCGCTCCCTGGCCCACCGCGTCGCCCGCAGAGGCGCCGTGGTCACCGAATTTCCCTGCGGCACGCCGGCCCGCGCGGGGCATTTCCCGCGCCGCAACCGCATCATCAGCGGTCTGGCCACCGGCACGCTGGTGGTGGAGGCGAGTCCGCGCTCTGGTTCGCTCATCACGGCCCGCTGCGCGCTGGAACAGGGTCGCGAAGTCTTTGCCATTCCCGGCTCCATTCACAACCCCCTGGCGCGGGGCTGCCATCTACTCATCCGCGAGGGCTCAGCGAAACTGGTGGAACAGGCGGACGAGATTCTCGAGGAGATTGGCGCCATGCTGAACCCGCTGTCCGGCACGGCACCCGGGGACGGGGCGCGCACCAGCGAGAGCGACGAATCCGGCCTGGACGATGATCACCGACGCGTCCTGGAAGCCGTCGGCCACGACCCCGTGCCCCTGGAAACCGTGCTGCAGCGCACCGCATTGACGCCTGATGTGGTTTCCTCCATTCTCCTACTACTTGAATTGTCTGGCCGCATCGAAGCAATGCCCGGCGGTCGCTACGCCCGGGCGGGACGGAATGAATGA
- a CDS encoding LysM peptidoglycan-binding domain-containing protein yields MRTRMLIALLCGLLFAVPAALADDPFRDDHPERYTVQRGDTLWDISERFLESPWLWPEIWHVNPEIENPHLIYPGDVIHLVFVDGEPRLTVDRGQRTVRLSPEVREEELEPAISTIPMEAIRPFLNRSRVVDEETLEDAAYIVAGEDERVMATRGDNVYVRNLPDDQTESFMIVRKGDPYVDPDTDRVLGFEATYLGDARVTRHGDPGTAQVASSNREIRAGDRLLEAPAGPIRTTFQPRAPEDDVRGVIMDVMDGVTQIGQFDVVVVNRGTEHGMEDGHVLAVYKAGREVRDDVAGETVTLPEERAGEMIIFEVFDELSFGLVMRATRAMNTMDIVRNP; encoded by the coding sequence ATGCGAACCAGGATGCTGATCGCACTGCTGTGCGGGCTGCTTTTCGCCGTGCCGGCAGCTCTTGCGGATGACCCTTTCCGGGATGATCACCCGGAGCGCTACACGGTCCAGCGTGGCGATACCCTGTGGGACATCTCCGAGCGCTTTCTGGAGAGCCCCTGGCTGTGGCCGGAGATCTGGCACGTCAACCCGGAGATTGAAAACCCGCACCTGATCTACCCGGGCGACGTCATCCACCTGGTTTTCGTCGACGGCGAACCCCGGCTCACCGTGGATCGCGGCCAGCGCACCGTGCGCCTGTCACCGGAGGTTCGCGAGGAAGAGCTGGAGCCCGCCATCAGCACCATCCCCATGGAGGCGATTCGCCCGTTCCTGAACCGCAGCCGCGTGGTGGATGAAGAAACCCTCGAGGACGCCGCCTACATCGTTGCCGGCGAGGACGAACGGGTCATGGCAACCCGCGGGGACAACGTCTACGTCCGCAACCTGCCCGACGATCAGACCGAGAGTTTCATGATCGTCCGCAAGGGTGACCCCTATGTGGACCCGGACACCGACCGCGTCCTCGGCTTCGAGGCCACCTATCTGGGCGACGCCCGCGTGACGCGCCACGGCGACCCGGGGACCGCCCAGGTGGCCAGCAGCAACCGCGAGATCCGCGCCGGTGACCGGCTGCTCGAGGCGCCCGCCGGCCCGATCCGCACCACCTTCCAGCCGCGGGCACCGGAGGATGACGTGCGCGGGGTCATCATGGACGTGATGGACGGCGTGACACAGATCGGTCAGTTCGACGTGGTGGTGGTCAACCGTGGCACCGAACACGGCATGGAGGACGGTCACGTCCTTGCCGTCTACAAGGCGGGGCGCGAGGTGCGCGATGACGTGGCGGGCGAGACCGTGACCCTCCCCGAGGAGCGGGCCGGCGAAATGATCATCTTCGAGGTCTTCGACGAGCTGAGCTTCGGGCTGGTGATGCGTGCCACGCGTGCCATGAACACCATGGATATCGTGCGTAACCCCTGA
- the def gene encoding peptide deformylase, whose product MPKLDILQYPDPRLRTVARPVAEVDDRIRTLADDMLETMYEAPGIGLAATQVDVHERVVVIDVSDDRDQPLVLVNPEITGSGGSARGQEGCLSVPGYQDMVERAEWVRVRALDRTGGALEFDADGLLAVCVQHEIDHLDGKLFLDHLSELKRKRAHRKLTKQARLSA is encoded by the coding sequence ATGCCCAAACTCGACATTCTTCAATATCCGGATCCGCGCCTGCGAACCGTCGCCCGGCCCGTGGCTGAAGTGGATGACCGCATCCGCACGCTGGCGGACGACATGCTGGAAACCATGTACGAGGCGCCGGGCATTGGTCTGGCGGCGACCCAGGTGGATGTCCACGAACGGGTGGTGGTCATTGATGTGTCCGATGATCGTGATCAGCCCCTGGTGCTGGTGAACCCGGAAATCACCGGGTCCGGCGGCAGTGCACGCGGACAGGAAGGCTGCCTGTCGGTGCCCGGTTACCAGGACATGGTCGAGCGTGCCGAGTGGGTTCGGGTCCGTGCGCTGGACCGGACTGGTGGGGCGCTTGAGTTCGACGCGGATGGCCTGCTGGCCGTCTGCGTGCAGCACGAGATCGATCACCTCGACGGCAAGCTGTTCCTGGATCATCTCTCCGAGCTCAAGCGCAAGCGGGCGCACCGTAAACTGACCAAGCAGGCCCGCCTTTCAGCCTGA
- the fmt gene encoding methionyl-tRNA formyltransferase, translated as MSHQARIAFAGTPDFAVPALRVLLDHPATVAGVWTQPDRPAGRGRRPRPSPVKALAEAAGVPVHQPDTLTSPAGREALVAAAPDLLVVVAYGLLLPRPVLELPARGCVNLHASLLPRWRGAAPIQRAVMAGDQETGVCLMHMDAGLDTGPVYGCRRTPVAADDTGGSLHDRLAEQGAQLLGDNLDDLLAGVLTPEPQPAEGVTYARKLDKREARLDWSADAAVLARQVAAFNPWPVAETDWSGVRLRIWRAEARAEESTALPGTVTAVDAAGIDVACGRGTLRLHELQAPGGRRQPVDQFINGHALAVGARFH; from the coding sequence ATGTCACATCAGGCCCGAATCGCCTTCGCCGGCACGCCGGATTTTGCTGTGCCGGCCCTGCGCGTGTTGCTGGATCATCCTGCCACGGTGGCGGGCGTGTGGACGCAACCCGACCGACCTGCCGGCCGCGGTCGACGGCCGCGGCCGTCGCCGGTGAAGGCGTTGGCGGAGGCCGCGGGCGTGCCGGTGCATCAACCGGACACCCTGACCAGCCCCGCCGGCCGGGAGGCACTGGTGGCCGCCGCGCCGGACCTGCTCGTGGTGGTCGCCTACGGCTTGCTGCTGCCCCGGCCGGTACTGGAACTGCCCGCGCGCGGCTGCGTCAATCTGCATGCCTCGCTGCTGCCCCGCTGGCGTGGGGCAGCGCCCATCCAGCGTGCGGTGATGGCGGGTGATCAGGAGACCGGTGTCTGCCTGATGCACATGGATGCCGGCCTGGATACCGGCCCGGTTTACGGTTGTCGCCGGACTCCGGTCGCCGCGGACGACACCGGTGGCAGTCTCCACGACCGCCTGGCCGAGCAGGGTGCGCAGCTGTTGGGTGACAACCTGGACGATCTGCTGGCCGGTGTGTTGACACCGGAGCCACAGCCGGCCGAGGGCGTGACCTATGCGCGCAAGCTGGACAAGCGTGAAGCGCGGCTGGACTGGAGTGCCGATGCCGCCGTTCTCGCCCGGCAGGTGGCCGCGTTCAACCCCTGGCCGGTGGCGGAAACGGACTGGAGCGGCGTGCGACTGCGCATCTGGCGTGCAGAGGCGCGTGCGGAGGAATCCACGGCCCTGCCGGGGACCGTCACGGCAGTGGATGCCGCGGGTATCGATGTGGCCTGTGGTCGCGGCACGCTGCGGCTGCACGAGTTGCAGGCGCCGGGGGGCCGTCGCCAGCCGGTGGACCAGTTCATCAACGGCCACGCGCTGGCCGTGGGAGCCCGGTTCCACTAA
- the rsmB gene encoding 16S rRNA (cytosine(967)-C(5))-methyltransferase RsmB: MPAGKRQGPPQTGARLAAAQAVQAVAEGRSLAEVLPELLPRVPAGEGGLAQELAYGALRWHPRLDWILSQLLERPLRRRDRDVHALLMVGLYQCLETRIPDHAAVSETVVAARSLGRRWAAGLVNAILRRYLKERESLEARWQSVPTALYAHPHWLLEVYRQAWPDDWTALLEANNQRPPMTLRVNRRQQGRAAYLQRLEDAGLGAGAHPLAADAVVLDEPVPVDRLPGFSSGAVSVQDAAGQQAAALLDVQPGHRVLDLCAAPGGKTCHILEVQPALAELVAVDQAPTRLHRVQENLDRLGLSARLVAGDGARPEDWWDGTPFHRILLDAPCTASGVVRRHPDIKLLREHGDPDKLQQLQAALLAAAWPLLAPGGMLVYATCSVLPKENDEVLGPFVAAHQDARLIAIDAPWGRSLACGRQIISGESGMDGFYYACLVKQ; encoded by the coding sequence ATGCCGGCGGGGAAGCGCCAAGGTCCGCCGCAGACCGGCGCCCGGCTGGCAGCGGCGCAGGCGGTCCAGGCGGTTGCCGAGGGGCGCTCCCTGGCCGAGGTGTTACCCGAGCTACTGCCGCGGGTGCCCGCCGGCGAAGGGGGGCTTGCCCAGGAGCTCGCCTACGGTGCGCTGCGCTGGCATCCGCGTCTGGACTGGATTCTGAGCCAATTGCTCGAGCGGCCCTTGCGGCGCCGCGACCGGGACGTGCACGCCCTGCTGATGGTGGGTCTCTACCAGTGCCTGGAGACCCGCATCCCCGACCATGCCGCCGTGTCCGAGACAGTGGTGGCTGCACGCTCCCTGGGAAGGCGCTGGGCGGCCGGACTGGTCAATGCCATCCTGCGGCGCTATCTCAAGGAGCGCGAGTCGCTGGAGGCCCGGTGGCAATCGGTGCCCACGGCGCTTTACGCACACCCGCACTGGTTACTGGAGGTCTACCGTCAGGCCTGGCCGGATGACTGGACGGCGCTGTTGGAGGCCAACAACCAGCGTCCGCCCATGACCCTGCGGGTCAATCGCCGGCAACAGGGCCGGGCGGCTTACCTGCAACGGCTGGAGGATGCCGGCCTCGGAGCGGGCGCGCACCCGCTGGCGGCGGATGCGGTGGTGCTGGATGAGCCGGTCCCGGTGGACCGGCTCCCGGGTTTCAGTTCCGGTGCCGTGTCGGTTCAGGATGCGGCCGGTCAGCAGGCGGCGGCGCTGCTGGACGTTCAGCCCGGGCACCGGGTGCTGGATCTCTGCGCCGCCCCCGGCGGCAAGACCTGTCATATCCTGGAGGTGCAACCGGCGCTGGCCGAGCTGGTGGCGGTGGACCAGGCGCCGACGCGGCTGCATCGTGTCCAGGAGAACCTGGATCGCCTGGGGCTATCGGCGCGTCTGGTTGCCGGTGACGGGGCGCGTCCGGAGGATTGGTGGGACGGCACCCCATTCCATCGCATCCTCCTGGACGCACCCTGTACCGCCTCCGGTGTGGTCCGCCGTCATCCGGACATCAAACTGCTCCGTGAGCACGGTGATCCGGACAAGCTGCAGCAGCTGCAGGCCGCGTTGCTCGCGGCTGCCTGGCCCCTGCTGGCGCCAGGGGGTATGCTGGTTTACGCGACGTGTTCCGTGCTGCCCAAGGAGAACGATGAGGTGCTTGGGCCCTTCGTTGCTGCGCACCAGGATGCCAGGCTCATCGCCATTGACGCGCCCTGGGGGCGGTCGCTGGCCTGTGGCCGACAGATCATCAGCGGGGAATCGGGCATGGATGGCTTCTACTACGCATGCCTGGTCAAGCAATGA
- a CDS encoding DUF4390 domain-containing protein translates to MTVSIPRNDPSRRGLLTVLLLLLLLAPTASAHAALNLAGADVRDDDGGIYLNARFDVTLSREAEEALQSGVPLRLEMQLRVTRPRGWWWWDAELVDEAVHTELRYHALSRRYVVLHESTGERRTFFRRDAALNAWASIAGHQVIARERLDTDTRYQLHLRARLDASSLPYPLRTVALVSPEWRLTSEWYEWPLQG, encoded by the coding sequence ATGACGGTGTCGATACCCCGAAATGATCCGTCGCGCCGCGGCCTGCTGACAGTGCTGTTGCTGCTGTTGCTGCTGGCACCCACCGCCTCGGCGCACGCCGCCCTCAATCTTGCGGGGGCCGATGTCCGTGATGACGACGGCGGCATCTATCTCAATGCCCGGTTTGACGTCACCCTCAGTCGCGAGGCAGAGGAGGCGCTGCAGAGCGGCGTGCCTCTGCGCCTGGAGATGCAGCTCCGGGTAACGCGGCCACGCGGTTGGTGGTGGTGGGATGCGGAGCTGGTGGACGAGGCGGTGCACACCGAGTTGCGTTATCACGCCCTGAGCCGTCGCTATGTCGTGCTGCACGAGTCCACCGGCGAGCGACGGACCTTCTTCCGCCGGGATGCCGCCCTCAACGCCTGGGCCAGCATCGCCGGGCACCAGGTCATCGCCCGTGAACGGCTCGATACCGATACCCGTTACCAGCTGCACCTGCGCGCCCGGCTGGACGCCAGCAGTCTGCCGTATCCGCTGCGCACGGTGGCGCTGGTATCGCCGGAGTGGCGTCTGACCAGTGAGTGGTACGAATGGCCACTGCAGGGATGA